From the genome of Pirellulaceae bacterium:
CCGGTACCTTTCGGTACGCCGGTTTTCAAAACCGGTGCAATCGACCACTCTGCCACCCATCCGATTGGCTAAAACCCTGGAAATATCGCGTTTTTAGCTGTTTCGTTCATCGCTTGCCGCCTTCGACTACAACTGAAACTACAACTTTGGGCCTTTCCCCTGCCCGGCATCGGTTGTAGACTGCGCTGGACAGTTTGAACCGAAAACCCCTGCCCAGCAAGTGACGTTGCCGGACAGGGAACACTAGCACAACTGAAGGGAGTTGCGCGAATGTCTGGCAAAGATTCTACCAAAACCATCCGCCGAGCGTCTACCGGTCAACCAGGGAATGGAAGGGCTAAGCCTAAGGTGCGGAAGGATTTTCCGCTAACGTGGCATCCGGCTGGCCAATGGTGCAAGCGGGTTCTAGGTCGCCTACATTACTTCGGGGCCGATCCCGATAGGGCGTTGCAACGTTGGTGTGACGATAAAGATGATCTACTGGCAGGCCGAAAGCCGCGCCAACGAAAGCGAGGTTCTTCGACACTGGAGGAAGCCGTCAATCTTTTCCTGGATCACGTTGAGGATCAGGTTGAGCGCGGCGAGAAATCGCGGCGATGGTACGAAGACATGTGCAGCACTGGTAAGCTATTACTTGCCGCCCTGGGGCGATCATGGGCCGTAGAGAGCTTGACGCCTGAAGACTTTGAATCGCTACGCAAGCGGTTATCGCTGACTCGCAAGCGGAAGGGCGAGAAGCAAAGGCAAGTTAGTCACACGACGCTAAACAATCGCGTAACGCGCGTGCGAACTATGTTCAACTGGCTACTGAAGGCCAAGATAATCACGGCAGCCCCTGATTACGCTGCGGCATTTGACGCGCCGGATATGGTCGCTCGTGAGAATGAGCGACTGGAAAGAGGTACGAAAGACTTCACCCGCGCCGAAGTGCGTTCGTTGTTACGTCATGCGAAAGACCACCCAAGGTTGTACGCAGCGATTTTATTGGCGTTGAATACTGGATGCCAGAATGCCGACATAACTACTCTAAAGCGATCACACGTTGATCTAGCTGGCGGGTGGTACTTGCAACCACGGGCCAAACGTGCGAAGCGCAGGCGGGCGAAATTGTGGCCTAGGACAGTGCGGGCGTTGCAAGCTGTAATCGGAAATCGGCAATTGGCCGACGATGACCTGATCTTTACATCGGCTACCGGTGGCCCTTGGCATGGTCGAAACTGCCTAGCGAAAGAGTTTGCCACACTCAAGAGCAACGCGGGGATCACTAAGGCCCGCTGTGGGTTTCAGTGGTTGCGGCATACGTTCATAACACAGGCCAGCCAGGGCGGCGACCTTATTGCAGTGCAGTTAGCCGTAGGTCATGTTGATCGGACCATCACAGCGCGATACATCCATTCAGTTTACGATCCACGCTTGGAGTCGATAGCCAATTTGGTGGACAGTTGGTTAACTGGAAAAGGCGGTGGGCGATGACTGAGCAAGAAATTATCTCGGAAGTTCGTTCAATCGCAAAAGCTATGGCAATTCCGCGAGTTCTTTCAGGCGTTGTATCGTTGAGTCTCAAGTACAGAGTGAGGCAACTGTTGATTAAGGCAGGCGTTCCGTTCGGACCGTGGAGCGATGGTAGGCAGTACTTAACAAAGCCAGGAACCATCATGTTCAACGGCAGTCCTGTAGCTACTCAAGTCCACAGGGCGGTTGTAGACGATTACGCTGTCGAGCTTTGCAACGCAATTGTTCAGCACTTGCAGTTAGTGGATTGGGATTTACTGAGTGCAGCAATTCCAGAGTATTCGAATTGGACACCAGAGCAGGCCGAAGAGGCGCTCAGCCATGCGGCTAATGTCTTGCCAAAATTGGTTGATGAACTGGAAGCCTACTCGCAGGGAGCTTTGGCGAAGCCAGAAGGCGCTATCGAGGAGACTGAACGCAAGGAACGTGGTCTTGAGCTGTGGAATAGCTCTCCGGCAGTGCAGTGGTCCGACGTTGCCGTAGCCCTTGACGGAACACCTGAGACAAAAAAGGCGGTCACTGAAGAAATCAAGCGATATGCCAAGGCGAATAAACGATCCATTCGAAAGGCTAAACCAGGTGCCAAAAAGAGAAAATAAAGGGAACGAATAGGAACGAAAGGAACGTTCTATTCGTGTATATTTTCACTCTCAAATACCCCTTCTAAGATTCGTTTGTGGTCAAACCAACAACGAAATTTAGGAGGGGTTTCTAGTGAAAGTCGGACAGTATCAAAGTCCACCAGAAATAGCGAAGCAACTGCGGGTCAGTTGTGACCGAGTTCTGCACTGGATCAATACCGGCAAACTGAAGGCCGTGAATCTATCCGAGGGTCACGAGCGACCACGCTGGAAGGTGTCGCCCGATGACCTGAGCTGCTTTCTGAAGACTCGCAGCAACCTAGCAGATATTTCTCCAGCGACAGAGCGTCGCGTGACAATCAAGCCGCGCCGGCAGCACGTCTAGAAAACGCGAACGCCTCGGTTCGTGGCCGAGGCGTCGCAAGGGTTTTTTCTCCCAGCAAGGAGCGCTTCTAATGGTAATGGAAACATCCGCAAAAGGCAAGAAATCATCTTATGCCCCTAGACGCATAAAACGTCCTAGGAAAACAAAAGTTGAGATGACCAGCCTTCGCCAAGGCATCTATGATTTGGCAAAGGAATTTCAGCCTCTCACGGTTCGGCAGCTATTCTATCGAGCGGTCGCAGCTAATTTGATCGACAAAACGCAGAAGGCTTACAACCAAGATATTGTGCGGTTGGTTGGACTGATGCGCGAAGAAGGGCGGTTACCTTTTGAATGGGTCATCGACAACACTCGTTGGATGCGGAAGCCTAGGACGTATGGCAGCCTGGAAAGCATGCTCTACCACTCGCAACGTACCTATCGTCGAGCGATTTGGGACGATCAAAATGCTTACGTTGAAATTTGGTGTGAGTCCGATTCGATAGCAGGCGTTCTCTACGATGTAACCCAAGAATTTGACGTGCCCCTAATGCCATGCAGCGGGCAGCCCTCGAAATCATTCTTGCACAGCGCGGCCGAAAACATCGCCATCCAAGACAAGCCTTGTTTTCTGTACTATTTTGGCGATTACGACAAAGCAGGAATGGACATTTCTAAAAGAATCGCAAGGGATTTTAAGCGATATCTTCCCAGTGGTTGCGAGTGGCATTTTGAACGAGTGGCATTGAACAAAGAGCAGATTCGTGAGTTCAATTTGCCGACACGACCGCCAAAGGATCGTAGAGGCGGATTCACAGAAACGGTGGAGCTGGAAGCGATGACAACACAGCAGTTGCACACAATCTGCCGTGCTTGCATCGAACAGCATATCAACCCTCATACGCTTTCAGCTACCAAGCTGGTTGAAATGTCGGAGCGCCAAACACTTGCACAGATTATTGAAAACTTGGAGGCAGGGCGCGATGAATAGTCTCCAACCAGATCGGTACCAAGTTTTAGAAGCCTTGCAGGCAACAGCAGAATTTACCAGTCGGCGCGGTGTAACTGATGGCAATTTGATTGCGTCCTATTTTGAACTGATTCTTGAGGCAATTGTCCGAGGACTGACAGAATGATGAATAACGGATTCATTCAATTACCCCGAAAGACAATCAACAAGCTGCGGGGACTAGGTGCTGAGTATCTCGATTTGTACGTTGCGATACTGGCGGCAGTGAACTACATGCCTGACGAGTTCCAAGGAGTCAAGATTCAGCCAGGGCAAATGGTGTTTTCTTGGCGCAATATTGCCGAGCGACTGTATCCATTGCACACGCCAGCTATCAACACTGTCAGATCGCGAATATCGCGACTTGAGAAGGCAGGATTGATCGAGACGAAACCTATCTTCAGGTTTGATACTTCGATGCCGATTGCCACCCTCTTGGCTGTATCAAATTTTGATACGCGGTCTGATACGCGCCCTGATACGCGCTCTGATACAGAATTAATAAGGGGAGAGAAGGGGAAAGAAAGTACAGTTGCGCAAGCGCAACCAAGCGAGCAGTTCGAGGATTTTTGGAAAGCATATCCGCCTAGGAATGGCCGCAGACTTGAGAAGCAAAAAGCGCTCCAGCAATTCAGCCGCCTGAAGCCTGCCGACATACCGCTGGTCATGAAGGCCGTACAGTCATACGCAATCGCAGACGTATTACCTAAGGACGCATTCCGTTGGTTGAGAGATTCTTGGAGAGAGTGGTTGCAGGAACCATCGACCAATGGCAGCGCAACCAAGCCACCACCCAAGCCAGCACAACGAGGTGCATCATGGATCGACTAAATTGCCACGACCAGTCCGTCAGCTACAACGAGCGTAGCTTGCTGGCGGGCATTCTGACCGGGCGAGTTCGATTCGAAGATGTTGATGGCGTTTGTCAGCCCGACGACTTCATCGACGACGACAATGCGTCCTTGTTCGCTTGTTTACGTGATATCGCAATGTCAGGCCTTCCGTTGGCTTTGAGCGCCATACAGGCGGAACTGCATTCTCGTGGCTTGCTAGTGGGATTCGGTGGCGCGGATGGCTTGAGGTTGCTGCACTCCGAGGGGCGCGTCAGTTGGCAGGCAGCGGCTTATCATGCGCAGCAGGTGGCGCAAGCTGGACGACGGCGCAGGCTGCGTGCCATGTTGCTTGAGGCAGCGGCGGATTGCGATTCCGACAGGCCAGCCGATGAGATTGTGCGCGGCATAGAGTCGCAAGTTCGCGACTTGGAGCCAGTGCGGTCCGACGATTACTACAGCGCGGGACAAGCAGCGTCAGCGGCGCTTCAAGAGATCGAGTCTGCCAGAGCTTCGGGAACACAGCTTGGCCTGATGAGTGGTTTGCGCGACCTGGACGCGCATATCGGCGGCTTCAGGCCAGGGCAAATGGTTGTGCTGGCGGCGCGGCCGTCAATCGGGAAATCGTGCGTAGGCGCCGAGATTGCGCAGCGAGTTGCAGAGGCAGGCCGGCGCGTTCTGTTCGCAAATTTGGAAATGAGTAAGTCCGAAATGGGGACACGCTTCCTCAGTCGTCTATCGGGGATACCGAGTAACCTTCTGCGATCACCATGCACGCTTGACGATTCTGACCTTGCACGACTACGACGCGCTAACGAGCGAATGGCGGATTCGCATTTGATTCTCTGGGGCGGCGCTGGTCGCAGTATCGGCCAGCTATCGAGTGCAGCCAGGCGATTCCATGGTCGAGCGCCGATATCTCTGTTGGTGGTCGACTACTTGGGCCTAATCGCTGGCGGCGATGGCAAGAGTCGCTATGAGCAGGTCAGCACGGTCTCGCAGAAGGTTAAGTCGCTGGCTATGGAGCTAGAGCTACCGGTGCTGGCGATGTGCCAGTTGAATCGCGACAGTGAAAAAAACAATCGCGAGCCATGCTTAGCAGACTTGCGAGACAGCGGCGCGATAGAGCAGGACGCAGATATTTGTATCTTCATCGTGAGGCAGCGAGATAGCGAAAAATGCGTATTGAAGATTGCCAAATTCCGAAACGGTCAGCTTGGCAGCGTGCCAGTGCGGTTCGAGGGACAGTTCAGTCGCGTCACCGATGTAGCCAAGGAGCAGACATGGCGAGGATAAAACCGAAGCGAATCGCAGCAGCGGCGTGCAGACAATGCCAACGTCGATCGTACTGGCTGGCCGACGGTGCGCGTTGTAGTGCGTGCGTGGCGCAGGCGAGATCACAACAGCGTGCCACCCCTGCCAAGCGAAACGTCGAAGACCGGTCGAAAATGTTGAAACGCTGCCCGGTGCGCAGGTGTCCCGAATGCGGCGGGAAGTACGACGCGTGGCCGCCAGGCTCCAAGATTTGCTTCGAGTGCGTGATTGAGCGGCATAAGGAGGCGTGCGTGGATGGCCAGTGAAAAATGGGCGGATGTTCCAATCCGGTTTATCGAGAGGCCACGTTGCCCACATTGCGGCAGCGGGGACAGGCCGATTATTGTCCGCAGCCAATCCGAGAGCGACGGTTCAGTTACCCGGCGTTGCGTTTGCCGGTCATGCAGTCGGCGATTTTTGCTTGTCATCGAAGACCAGGAATAACGTGTTGCCAAAATTTGGCAGATTGGATTTTGGGTTCGGTATCATTCACGAAAGGAGTTTGATTCATGTTCCAAAAACTAAAAGCGATTCTAGGTATCCCACCACAGCCAGCTGAGGCAAAAACGGTTGGACCACAGATTCCTACGGTTCGAGGTGATTTACCGATGTACATTCCGGAGTCTCAGCTACCGGAGGGTGATGGCGAAGTGTTCACTCCGTGGCGGGTGGATGTTCGTGGCAAGTTGTGGTACAAGCGGCTGTCGAATGACCGGCCAGACAGCACCACCGCCACCCACGCGATTCGTGCAATCGCAGACGATGGCTGGTCCGATCCGTTGTCACCCGATGACCCCGCGGAGCTATTCCCGAAGTTCCTTGACAGTGACGGCGTCGAAAAAATCAACGTCGATCTCTGCCGGCGCAATGCTGCGGCTCGGATTCTCGCAAGAGATTTTGCAAAGCGGGAAGAAATTTTGGAGGGTTGCGACGATGACGACGAATGAGAGAT
Proteins encoded in this window:
- a CDS encoding DUF2399 domain-containing protein; translated protein: MTSLRQGIYDLAKEFQPLTVRQLFYRAVAANLIDKTQKAYNQDIVRLVGLMREEGRLPFEWVIDNTRWMRKPRTYGSLESMLYHSQRTYRRAIWDDQNAYVEIWCESDSIAGVLYDVTQEFDVPLMPCSGQPSKSFLHSAAENIAIQDKPCFLYYFGDYDKAGMDISKRIARDFKRYLPSGCEWHFERVALNKEQIREFNLPTRPPKDRRGGFTETVELEAMTTQQLHTICRACIEQHINPHTLSATKLVEMSERQTLAQIIENLEAGRDE
- a CDS encoding AAA family ATPase; the encoded protein is MDRLNCHDQSVSYNERSLLAGILTGRVRFEDVDGVCQPDDFIDDDNASLFACLRDIAMSGLPLALSAIQAELHSRGLLVGFGGADGLRLLHSEGRVSWQAAAYHAQQVAQAGRRRRLRAMLLEAAADCDSDRPADEIVRGIESQVRDLEPVRSDDYYSAGQAASAALQEIESARASGTQLGLMSGLRDLDAHIGGFRPGQMVVLAARPSIGKSCVGAEIAQRVAEAGRRVLFANLEMSKSEMGTRFLSRLSGIPSNLLRSPCTLDDSDLARLRRANERMADSHLILWGGAGRSIGQLSSAARRFHGRAPISLLVVDYLGLIAGGDGKSRYEQVSTVSQKVKSLAMELELPVLAMCQLNRDSEKNNREPCLADLRDSGAIEQDADICIFIVRQRDSEKCVLKIAKFRNGQLGSVPVRFEGQFSRVTDVAKEQTWRG
- a CDS encoding tyrosine-type recombinase/integrase, producing MSGKDSTKTIRRASTGQPGNGRAKPKVRKDFPLTWHPAGQWCKRVLGRLHYFGADPDRALQRWCDDKDDLLAGRKPRQRKRGSSTLEEAVNLFLDHVEDQVERGEKSRRWYEDMCSTGKLLLAALGRSWAVESLTPEDFESLRKRLSLTRKRKGEKQRQVSHTTLNNRVTRVRTMFNWLLKAKIITAAPDYAAAFDAPDMVARENERLERGTKDFTRAEVRSLLRHAKDHPRLYAAILLALNTGCQNADITTLKRSHVDLAGGWYLQPRAKRAKRRRAKLWPRTVRALQAVIGNRQLADDDLIFTSATGGPWHGRNCLAKEFATLKSNAGITKARCGFQWLRHTFITQASQGGDLIAVQLAVGHVDRTITARYIHSVYDPRLESIANLVDSWLTGKGGGR